The Acidobacteriota bacterium genome includes the window CTACCCCGACTCCCACTCCTGCTCCGACTCCTACCCCGAAACCTTCTCCAACTCCGACTCCAACTCCCGTCCCGACTCCAACTCCAACTCCGACTCCACCCGGCAGTACACCGGTAACGTCAACCACTGCTCTTCCACTTGAATCCGAAGAAAAGCGGTTGCTGGAATTGATAAGTCAATACAGGCTTCAACGTGGCCGCAGCCCGCTTGGCACAAGCATCAGCCTGACAAAAGCCAGTGACTTTCTGGCGCGGGAAATGGCTTCGTGGAATTACACGGACACAATTGATTTAGCCGGACGCGGTCCCGTGGAGCGTGTGCGCGATTATGGATTTCAAGGCGGCGCGGCTTCCATCCCCGAAGATGCCCTGGTTTTTAGCGGCAGCGCATCGGCAACCGATGTGTTCAATTCCTGGAAAGCTTCGGCATTGGGTAGGATTTTATTGATGACCCCGGAATGGAAAGTGGCGGGTGTGGGTCGCTCATTGAGTGCAACCACAAACCGCTGGCAGTGGAATGTGACGTTTGCGGCGTATTGGGACGCGACCGTTCCACTTGCAGGCGAAGACGAAGAAGGGCGAATTGATAACAACGAATTGATTCGAACTCGCCCGCCGTCGGCTGCGATGTTGGAAGCGCATCGGTTCAGCGGGTATGGCGATGATGGCTATTCATACAACCCGGTTCATTGCGATGAAGATTCTGAGCCGCGCAATTGCTGGCGTGATCCGCCACCCGCCAATAGCAGACTGGATGAAGTTTCGCTGGCGGAAAATTTTGTCGGCTTATGGAAGGTGATGTATTCGATCAATTCGATCGGCATCGTTCACGCCAATTACGACGACTGGGATAAAACCGGATTTACGATGGAACTTCAGATCAATCCGAATGGAACGTGGATCATGCGAGGCTACAGAATCTTGCAAACGCCACCTTCGGTTGAATCCGGAACGTGGACGTTGACGCATATTGCCGACCGGAACGAAGAAGTCATCAACTTCATACGGGCGGGCACCTTGCCGCGAGCCACCATTCGCGCTCACATCACAGCAGATCAATTGACCTTTTTCGCGATTGACGGCGGCGGGATTATGAAAAACTTCCTGCGCGGCGTGAATGCCGACGACAACAACAAAGATGATCCGCAGGTAATCTTTGTACCGAAGCAGTAACTGACGAGAAGAGTTAGGAACAAGGAGATAGTGCGAACGGCTTCTGAATCGCCCCGTCGCCTTGTCCCCCAGTCTCCTTGTCCCCGCGTCAGTTCATCGCCACAGCAGCCATCGTCATAAACGCGTTGAACTCATCGGCCAAATCGCCGTCATCGCTCAACCGCTGCATCAGAATCAGGCCGACCAATTCTTTTTTGGGATCAACCCAGCCGTACGTTTTCCATAACCCGCCGTGGCCGAAAGTACCGATAGAATTCAGCCGAAACATTCCTTCGGGGTTGCGAACCACTGACCACCCCAGCCCATACCCAACTCCGGGAGAAAACCCTGCGGTCAAATTCCCGGTTTGATTGGCGGTCATCACTTCCACGGAAAATTTGGACAGAATCCGTTTGCCGTCGAGCATGCCGCCGTTGAGCATCATCTGGTAAAATTGAAACAGGTCCGGCGCTGTGGAGTACAATCCGGCTTCCGGCGCCGGATACTTTGCGCCCTGCCGGTATAAATCCACATCGGCTTTCACCAACTTGCCGTTTTCCAGCTTGTAAATCGTCGCGATGCGGTCGCGTTTGCCTTCAGGCACAAAAAAATGACTGTCGTTCATGCCCAGCGGCTTGAAGATTCGCTCTGTCAAAAATTCGTCGTAGCCTTTGCCGGAAACGATTTCGATGATGCGACCCAGCGTGGCAATCCCCATGTTGCTGTAGCCCCATTTTGTTCCTGGTTCGAAATCCAGAAAGCGTGTCGGAAACGCTTCAACTGCTTCGGCCAAAGTGTGGTCGCGCTTTGTGAATAAATCCTTGAACTCTTCCGGATAGCCGCTGCTCATTCCGGAAGTATGCGTCATCAAATCCCGCAAAGTGATTTTCCGCTTGGGTTTTCGGATTTCCTCAACGTCACCTTCGGC containing:
- a CDS encoding beta-lactamase family protein gives rise to the protein MKRITVISLTVLFFLGGALTAQTKKPQGKNSKRAEAKAETSSPDFDPQRLARLNERMKSFVDRGRTSGMVTLLAHQGKIVQQSALGFQDLESRKPMTENTIFQIASMTKPITCVGIMILAEEGLLSITDPVEKFLPGFAKLQIREKAEGDVEEIRKPKRKITLRDLMTHTSGMSSGYPEEFKDLFTKRDHTLAEAVEAFPTRFLDFEPGTKWGYSNMGIATLGRIIEIVSGKGYDEFLTERIFKPLGMNDSHFFVPEGKRDRIATIYKLENGKLVKADVDLYRQGAKYPAPEAGLYSTAPDLFQFYQMMLNGGMLDGKRILSKFSVEVMTANQTGNLTAGFSPGVGYGLGWSVVRNPEGMFRLNSIGTFGHGGLWKTYGWVDPKKELVGLILMQRLSDDGDLADEFNAFMTMAAVAMN